The following coding sequences lie in one Apium graveolens cultivar Ventura chromosome 1, ASM990537v1, whole genome shotgun sequence genomic window:
- the LOC141668578 gene encoding wall-associated receptor kinase-like 8, giving the protein MSIQLVLHLMLVLLFVHEASAQESSLAKPGCPQTCGNLKIAYPFGIGTNCSAAPSLEISCNNSFDPPKAFLNDNNLELLDISLEAGTIVVNNPVITDCNNGRNGEEVFLSSPFTFSSTQNRFTAMGCNNLALISRQGVSIGGCMSFCNSTSRDNNCFGINCCQTRIPPSLMFTNASLKRIDPKSDQTGCRYAFIVDQDWFGNLTDIYSVPSMGQVPAVLDWRLTRACQSFEADNPLTNGSVCGRNTFCTNQNLCSCNKGYQGNPYLPDGCQDINECALPNYDRRCEQNCTNTPGSYTCSCYDGYGLFSGINGCSKIDNSKKAPVTIIIATCSGLGVLLVMLATLWLYKVIKRRKIRQLKEKFFKRNGGLILNQQVPSSEGNVETTKLFTSKELEKATDHYNVDRILGQGGQGTVYKGMLTDGRIVAVKKSKIEDESKLEHFINEVVILSQINHRNVVKLHGCCLETEVPLLVYEFIPNGTLFQYIHDYNEDFPLTWDVRVRMATEVAGALSYLHSAASIPIYHRDVKSTNILLDDKYRAKVADFGTSRTLSIDQTHLTTRVQGTFGYLDPEYFQSSQFTDKSDVYSFGVVLVELLTGQKPILAPRHDDEGRSLATHFILAMEEKRVLDILDPRIIKEGGKEEIMAFSKLAFRCLNLNGRKRPRMKQVAAELESIRLSHGLSNTELHYEEVEYAGNELNGPWDLASSSLSSSANYSLTVDIDPLIRK; this is encoded by the exons ATGAGTATACAGTTGGTGCTACATCTGATGCTAGTGTTGTTGTTTGTACATGAAGCATCTGCACAAGAAAGTTCACTAGCAAAGCCTGGTTGTCCACAAACATGTGGCAACCTTAAAATTGCTTACCCATTCGGAATTGGAACCAATTGTTCAGCTGCCCCGAGCCTCGAAATATCGTGCAACAACTCTTTTGATCCACCAAAAGCTTTCCTAAATGATAACAATCTGGAGCTGCTGGACATTTCGTTAGAAGCAGGCACCATTGTCGTCAACAATCCTGTAATTACTGATTGTAATAATGGAAGAAATGGTGAAGAAGTCTTTTTATCGAGCCCCTTTACATTTTCGAGCACTCAAAATCGATTCACTGCAATGGGGTGTAATAATCTTGCTTTAATATCCCGACAAGGGGTAAGCATTGGAGGGTGCATGTCATTTTGCAATTCTACTTCTCGAGATAACAATTGTTTTGGTATTAACTGTTGCCAAACAAGAATACCTCCATCTTTGATGTTTACAAATGCGTCTTTGAAAAGGATTGATCCTAAAAGTGATCAGACAGGATGCAGGTATGCGTTCATTGTAGATCAGGACTGGTTCGGGAACTTGACAGATATTTACAGTGTGCCAAGTATGGGACAAGTTCCTGCTGTGCTGGATTGGAGACTAACCAGGGCCTGTCAATCATTTGAAGCAGATAATCCGCTCACCAATGGCTCAGTATGTGGAAGAAATACTTTCTGTACAAATCAAAACTTGTGTTCTTGTAATAAAGGATACCAAGGAAATCCTTATTTGCCAGATGGATGTCAAG ATATCAACGAGTGTGCTCTTCCAAATTACGACCGCAGATGTGAGCAGAACTGTACCAATACCCCAGGAAGCTACACATGCTCGTGCTACGATGGGTACGGGTTATTTTCTGGAATAAATGGTTGCTCGAAGATAGACAATTCGAAGAAAGCTCCAGTAACCATAATAATAG CCACTTGTTCTGGTCTTGGGGTGTTATTGGTAATGCTTGCTACCTTGTGGTTGTACAAAGTTATCAAACGAAGAAAAATTCGTCAACTCAAGGAGAAGTTTTTTAAGAGAAATGGTGGTCTGATATTAAATCAACAGGTGCCTTCTAGTGAAGGTAATGTTGAGACAACCAAATTGTTTACTTCAAAGGAACTGGAAAAAGCGACTGATCACTATAATGTAGATCGTATCCTTGGACAAGGAGGACAAGGTACTGTCTATAAAGGAATGTTGACAGATGGGCGAATAGTAGCAGTGAAAAAGTCCAAGATAGAAGATGAAAGCAAACTCGAACATTTTATTAATGAGGTTGTAATTCTTTCACAAATAAACCACAGGAATGTTGTAAAGCTACATGGATGCTGCTTAGAGACAGAGGTTCCTTTATTGGTTTATGAGTTCATCCCAAATGGAACACTTTTCCAGTACATCCATGACTACAATGAAGACTTTCCACTTACGTGGGATGTTCGTGTACGTATGGCAACAGAAGTTGCAGGAGCTCTCTCCTATCTACACTCTGCAGCATCAATTCCAATATATCATCGAGATGTCAAGTCAACAAATATACTTTTGGACGACAAGTACAGAGCAAAAGTGGCAGACTTTGGAACTTCCAGAACACTTTCTATTGATCAAACTCACTTGACAACGAGAGTACAGGGTACATTCGGTTACTTGGATCCTGAATATTTCCAATCTAGCCAATTTACCGATAAAAGCGATGTTTATAGTTTTGGAGTAGTTCTTGTTGAGCTTTTGACAGGACAAAAACCAATCTTGGCACCTCGACACGATGACGAGGGACGAAGTTTAGCAACACATTTTATATTGGCAATGGAAGAGAAACGTGTACTAGATATTCTCGATCCCCGAATTATAAAAGAGGGTGGGAAAGAAGAGATCATGGCATTTTCTAAACTTGCATTTAGATGTTTAAACTTGAATGGGAGGAAAAGGCCTAGAATGAAACAAGTTGCAGCGGAGTTAGAAAGTATTAGATTGTCACATGGATTATCAAATACTGAACTGCACTATGAAGAGGTTGAATATGCAGGAAATGAACTAAATGGGCCTTGGGACCTTGCTTCATCTTCTTTGAGCTCATCCGCAAATTACAGTCTAACTGTTGATATAGATCCTCTTATTAGAAAATAG
- the LOC141708456 gene encoding uncharacterized protein LOC141708456, with translation MHEDLKSEYLEVEDPFILWENLQDRFDHQKLVYLPAAENDWVNLRLQDFKSVRAYSSALFKISSRLIMCGEKVTEKRKIDKTLSTFHPNNINLVEMYRERKFTKFGDLLSTLLVAEQNHELVIKNHQSRPTGSAPLPEVNNMSFQPNVRGKGYRGGRGQGRYRGRGRSHGHFRPYNNSGHQKWQSESQSKRKASRRGKTENVCYRCGMNGHWTRNCHTPYHLVKLYQSSQKSKEKMVETNFANNNIDDFPRITTGRISINGPNEPNETPIWEAED, from the coding sequence ATGCATGAAGATTTAAAATCTGAGTACTTAGAAGTCGAGGATCCttttattttatgggaaaatttacaGGATAGGTTCGATCACCAGAAACTAGTTTATCTACCTGCAGCTGAAAATGATTGGGTCAATTTAAGACTTCAGGATTTTAAGAGTGTCCGAGCATATAGCTCTGCTTTGTTCAAAATAAGTTCTAGGCTTATTATGTGTGGTGAGAAAGTTACGGAAAAAAGAAAAATCGATAAAACACTATCAACTTTTCACCCCAACAATATCAACTTAGTAGAGATGTACAGGGAGCGCAAATTTACTAAGTTCGGGGATCTTCTATCAACTCTCCTCGTTGCTGAACAGAATCATGAATTGGTGATTAAGAATCATCAATCCCGTCCAACAGGATCTGCCCCATTACCTGAAGTAAATAACATGTCATTCCAGCCGAATGTACGTGGAAAAGGGTATAGAGGTGGACGGGGCCAAGGGCGGTACCGTGGACGAGGTCGGAGCCACGGGCATTTTCGTCCATATAACAACTCTGGTCACCAGAAGTGGCAATCTGAATCACAGAGTAAAAGAAAGGCATCACGAAGAGGAAAAACTGAAAATGTTTGCTATAGGTGCGGCATGAATGGGCACTGGACACGTAATTGTCATACCCCATATCATCTTGTTAAGTTATACCAATCTTCTCaaaaatcaaaagagaaaatggTAGAAACAAATTTCGCCAACAATAACATAGATGATTTTCCGAGAATCACAACTGGAAGAATAAGTATTAATGGTCCGAATGAACCTAACGAAACTCCCATATGGGAGGCTGAAGATTAG